From the Rhinopithecus roxellana isolate Shanxi Qingling chromosome 5, ASM756505v1, whole genome shotgun sequence genome, the window AGGGCAGAATGAACAGTAAAGTGAAAGATCCTCAGATTCTGAGCTGTTGAGCTCAGAAATTCAACAGCTATCAGGTGGGTGAATATCCAGTAATAAAATAGATTGTTCTCTGCTGATTGTATGTTTCCAAGTTGCTCAGGAAGAAGAATACCTGCAAATATGTTGCTCTTAGTAAAATACCACGTGGCCATTCCAATTAGTTTATTTATTATCTGtagctgctttcacactacaagGACAGAGTTCAGTAGCTTTGACAGAGACTATATGGCTtgcaaatcctaaaatatttactgtctggacttttacagaaaaagtttgccaacttctGCATAGCTCATCcattcactttacagatgagcaacCTAAGGCCTGTTTGAAAAGCAAAGTAACTTTGTAGCATTTTGCCCAGGGTTCACTTCACTGCAGTTAATCTTCTCTAGGCTTGTCCCTTCTACTGGATACAATCTTTTTATTTCCCACACTGGCTTTCATTTAACTTAATAATAACGGTTTGTTGTATTGCATTGACTTGCCCAGGGTAACAGGAATAGTCAGCAGTGGAACGTGGCTTAAAACCCAAATATAGTGATTCCTGATCAATAGTAAGGATCACCAAGTAGCTGTGTAACTTTGGCTGAGTTAAttatcctctctgagcctcagtttcctcatctgcaagatgAAGGTAATCTATTCCTTGTATGGTTTTATGAGAAATTGTTAAGACAATGTATGTATGGAATAGGCTCTCTGTAAGCATGGATTCTCAACCCCTGACTCCTTTGTCTCACTAAACTGGAGTTCTGGAACTTTTAGGATTCCCTGAGGAAACTGAACTAAATACTTATGGAACTTCTTCTAAGAAAAAGACACTGGGCTTGGCCCTTTAGgaggtacaaaaattagttccCCATTTAGTGGCAGTGATAAGCCTGATGTGACCAGACTTATGACCTGGTTAAAGGGAAATAAGGCATCCTTGAAGGGgtgatgacatttaaaaaatgctaaaggggccaggtgtggtggttcatgactgtaatttcagcaatttgggaagctgaggcaggaggatcacttaagaccaggagtttaagaccagcctgggcaacatggtgaggcgtccatctctacaaaatattaaaaattagctgggcatggtggcacatcccagctactagggaggctgaggtggggactgcttgagcccaggagttctaggctgcagtgagctatgagtgcaccagtgtactccagcctgggcaacagaacaagaccctgtctcttaaaaaaaaaaaaaaaaaaattcatactggaTCTATTTTGACAAATAAGAACAGAGATGTAATCATCCCTGTGCTTACTAATTGGCAAGGAGTTGCTGCTAAAGCCCTCGAAGAGTCCCTTCATAGGTTATGTATTCTCTTTTGAAATCATGATTATGCTTCATTTGTCCCACAAGCTTTGCTTTGATGGTCTAACTCAGATTAAATGGAAAGTTCAGAGTTTGTAGagtttaaataaaaacagaattattatGAGGGACTAGGAAGCAAGTCAGAGGCACTTTGGAAACTGCTGGCCTATTGTACACCAAAGTATTGGCATTTTCTTCAGAGGAGAATACCAGGACTTCATGGCCACCCCTGAGAACTTAGCAAGGCCTGCCCTAATAACTGCATTAGGAGAGAGGTTCCTGTTTCCTTGTATTAAATTCTGTAATGCTCTAAGCCTCTCTTTATTTTTGAAGTCTTTGGCTTCATGGAGGATAGTCTGGCGAGAAATAGCACTGACTGGGGAATTAGGAGACTGGGTTCCTGTTCCAGTTCTGATACCTGCTGGCTGTATGACCCTgggcaggatatttcctttttggacCATCTGCAAATGACACAATAGAAGCTCAATTGACCAGATCAGACACATAACCATTGTGTTGGGTCCTGACAGAACTGAACTCACTTGGACATGAGACATTATCATAGAATGCTAGAGTTAGATGGGACCTTTCAGCGATTAGTTGGATTCTATCATTTCTCCTAGAGAGGGCAAAGGACCTGTCTGTGGTCACACAATTCATTAGAGGCAGAATCAGATTAGAACCCAGGTTTCCTGGCTCTCTGTTCCATGCTTTGGCCAGAACAACATGTTATCTAAAAAGTCTAAAGGAAGTGCATTTAATCTCCCTTGCCTCACATATCTCACAGACACATTGCTGAGTTTGGTCTCCATCCTGCTCACTCATTAAAACTGCTCTGGATTAAGTAGCTAAGTCCTTCCACTCTGCATGCAAAATTCTGCTCACACCAGCGGCTTCTCTGAGACCTGGAATAGGCAGGCTGTGAGCCAACCCTTACCCAAACTCACCCTTTAGGAGCAGGAGAGAAGTGGGGTCTGTGTTCCCTAAGGTACCCTCACTTTAGAGTCTCAAGGAACAAAAAACTTGGAatgatctgggtgtggtggtatgtgcctgtagtcccagttactcccaacccaaaaaacccaaaaaattttGGAATGAATTTTCAGAGATCACTTCTGCAATTAATCATCTTCCAGGTTATTGAATCATCCAATGAATTTAACAGAAAGGTCCCTCAAGTGAGCAGAGAAGTTCTTGGAAAGGAACTCAAGGGTCAGGAGAAAGCCCCAGGATTGGTGCTCCTGGTGTCTGGTCTCCAATGCGCACAGAGAGAGGGGCTCTGCCCCCAGGACTAGCTTGTCAGTGGGTGAACAGGGCTCCCATCTTCTCTAATAttttcagaacaaaacaaaaatataaaagcctCCCCCTTCTCAGACCCCATCCAAGTCTGGAATGTGAACTAACGGGATTAAATGAAAATGAGGGTGCTAGCTAAACCCTGAATGCCATGCACATGGAAAAGATTATCATTTTTCCTCGCCTGGCATCTTCTTGGACATTCTCCAAAGCCCTGCTCAAATGTCATTTCCAAACACCTGGTCATACCAACCCGAGCTCAAATCTTGGTTTCACTGCctatttgctgtgtgaccttgaacgtGTGGTTTAACGTCTTTAGGCTTCAGTTTCCTTTCCTGCAAATGGGGATCATAATATGACCAGTTTATTGGGTGATTAAGGGTTGAGCCAATGTCATGCTTACAAAGGCCCCAGCGCAGTGCCTGGCAGAGAATAGGTACTCTATACATGTTGAATAAATAGTAAGGGAACCAGAGCATTCATCTCTTGAGGTCTGATCCAGCACCTTCTCTTCAGGTCCTGGCTTCGCCACATCCTTTCATGTCAAAGGGGCTAGAGAAGCCTGAACCAATTTGTCCTTACCTTGCTGAGGTCTCCTAAGGCCATGACCTTAGCCGCTGGCCTCCTGCTGAGCTGCTCCTTCACCCAGGCCTCGATTTGCTTGTTCCACTTCATGGTGAACACATAGAAGGCAtaggccagcagcagcagcaggcttTCCCACCAGGCAATAAGGCTGTCCAGGAAGAAGAGGATGAGCATTATCAGGTCAAGGATGTAGAAGGAGACATCACGGAATAAGGGCCACCAGGTGAGGTTGAGGATCTCTCGGGAGAAGAGGGAACAAGTGCCAATGACAAAGAGAATGTTGAACACAGCGGAGCCCACAATGGTACCGATGCCCACGTTGCTGTGGGAAATGAAGACACCGATGAGGGAGGTGAAGAGCTCAGGGGCAGAGCCTCCAGCAGCCATGAATGTGGCGCCTGCCACATCCTCGGAGATCTGCAGCTTGTCTGTGATGACACCTAGGGCTGGAACGAAGTACTCATCGCAAACAATGGCCAAGGCCACAAACACATACATCATGCCAAAAATGTGCAGGACCACCCAGCCCTGCCGCCGCTCCTCCACACTGAACAGATCTGGGGGGTACTCCCCCTTCGGGGGGAGGTCTGGCAAGATGGGAGGCAGCACTGAGGGACTGGGACTGAGCTCCTCTGGGAGCAGGGCCGTTGTGAGGCTTGGGGAGGGAGTGGTGGGCATGGCTGGGGTTGGCTTCACAACCACACAGTGATGGACCTGCGTGGTCGGCTTTGCCCTGACCGTGGGGGTTGTTGAGGTGCTGGGTGCTGTGTAAGGTTTCTTTGCCAGCCTCCAGACTGTGGCTGGGGCTGTTTCAATGGCTGACACACTGGTCCTCGGTGAGGGATTCCTAACACTCCAGGCAGCAGTGAAGGCTTTGGTTTCTGATGGGTTGCTGCCTGTCATGGTGCTTATTGTCACCTGCCCCTCAGAGGTGGCCGGGGTATGCGTCAGGACTGTTCCCTGGGGAGTCTTCAGGTTGTTCTTTCCCACTAACCCCCAGGGATGGGCTGAGCTGTTACTTTCCACTCTTCTGGGGGGAGACAGATTGTTTTTTTCCACGATGCTCCTTGGAGAAGTCAAGACATTTGTTTCTACCTCATGTGTCAGAAAAGTTGGGGTGCTATCAACCATTCCCTTGAGAGTGGttggggtggtttcctccattaTTCTCTTAAGAGAGTTGGTTTCCAGTATTTTATAGGTTGTTGTAATGTCACTGTCCTTCACTGTTGTCCTGGGGGTGGTCGCATGGCTTGTTTCCATTGTCATGAATGTGGATGAAGCGTAAGTGCCTACTCTTCTACCACGTGGGGAAGGAGTATACTTCACCTTTTCCCTGACTTGAGTTGGGCTGTAGCTCTTCATTTCTCCTGTGGGTGTTGGGGTATACTTTTTTACTATTTGTCTGCTTGAAGTTGAGGTGTAGTAAGTCAGTGTTCTCCTAGATGTTGGggtgtcttccttccttctttctgtacCTGCTGCTGTTGGGCTATAATTATTCTTGGTTGTTGTTGGGATCATCTTGGCTGTCCTTTTAGGAATATCGGGAATATTCTCCACTGTCATGCTCAGTGTTGCTTCATCACTGCCCACTGAGGCTTGGGGTACCAGCATCTCACCCCCCATTTCAGAGCTAGGTTTTGGAGGGTTGCTGctcaccatcatcatctcttCACTGGCGAGGTCCCGGCTGGCCAGTTTTACAGGCTGATGAGAAGAGACTGCTGCCCACAATGAGGAAAGGCCCCGAGGTCTCCTAAGGTGCTGGTAGGTAGAACCGATGATCAACATTCCCAGTAGGAAGAGGAGGCGACTCCAATGAAGCCGCTTTGTCCGGAGTAACCGCCTATCTTGCGGCCCCATCCTGATCAATTTCCCCATGCTGGCCAGTTATATCTGGTTACAGAAGGCCTCTCATTCTGTCCTAAGATGGAGGCTACTCTGGGATTCAGGTTGGTGATCAGAGAAGATTTCTCCATGAAGCCCAGCCAGGGGGTAtccacaaacctagatggtagaaAAAGAGATTACTTACCACTAAGAGGAGATCTGGGATCCATAACAGCCTCATATGGAAAAAAGTGATAATAGAAGCCCCAGGAACACAAAAGTATAATGCATGGGGTCTTTGCAAGAGTAAACTACTCCTGTCCCCTGCTCCAGAGGAAAATGCCTACTCTTAAAAGAAAGAGTACCTAGGGGTCCTCTGTACTATGTAGGCCTGCCAGCAGCCCAGGTTCCTGAGCTGGGGCCGGAGTGCTCTATGGAGTCTCCCTGGGCTCTCAGCAAAAGATTTGCCAGTACTCTTCAGGTCCAAGCCTAAGATGCTGGGAGCTCAGTCATCCATAGCTGGTGCCAGGCCACAGGTCTCACCTTATCAAAGGCAGGAAGGAGGTAGGGAGATATGGCTCTAAGCTATAGACAAAAAGAGGCAGTAGTGGAGGGCATTGCCAGGGACATTAAGGCTCCATGTATTTTTCTGGACTGACTTAAAACAATTCCACCATCCAGAGTGGGCAAAGCTTAAAAGTTAATGTTATAGAGCTTCCCAGAGAATACAgcatggtgggaggatcatggGAAATGGAGTTGAAAGCCTAGACTCCCCGTTCTGCTGCTTACCAGCTGTGTCATCCTGGACAGGCTGAGCCTTGgtgcctcatctgtgaaatgggcatgaTAACATATATATTGGTTATGCAAATATAATCTCTGGAAGGACAATTGGGTAAGGGAAACTGAGGATCAAAGGTCAGAAGGCGGCTTATTTTCACTGTATAGTCCATTAGTTTGACCTTTTTATCATGTGcatgttataatattttaaatttaatttaaattaaattagaatatGAATAATAACAGTGTCAGGGGAATGTTGAGAGAGTAAAAACATACGAAAAGCATtgaacaggccaggcatggtggctcatgcctggagttccagcactttgggaggctgaggcgggcagatcacttgaggtcaggagttcaagaccagcctggccaacatggtgaaaccccatctctgctaaaaatacaaaagttagccaggcatggtggcacatgcctgtaatcccaggtgcatgggaggctgagacaggagaattgcttgaacctggcaggcagaggttgcagtgagccgagatcacaccattgcactccagcctgggcaacagagcaaaactctgtctcaaaggaaaaaaagaaaaagaaaagcactgaACGGAAAGGCTAGTTTTACACAAGAATGAAGGAGGGAAGAACATGAAAGGCCCACAAAgaatcctcattttataaagaaGGGTATTGAGGCCCAGCCCaagtaagtatttattaaatCTCTAATTAATGTCCACACACTACTACAAAACAATAACTGGAAATGATTGGTTTTGCATATGATATATTAGAAGTGAGCTGAGTAACCCATGGAATCTGTCTGGTACAACTCCTCGTCTGAGATATGAAAACACAGAAGTCCAGAGAGGAGATGTGACTTGCTTAACATCACACAGTTAGTGAGTAGCCAAACAGATGAGCCTCCTAACTCCCCTTTCTTTCTTGCATGCCACACTAATTGGACATGCAAAGGCACTTGTCTTAAAAAGCAAGAGAGGGACAAGCAAAAGGAGAAGTAGGAATAAGTGAACTTCCTTCTTTGTCCCTgatttctgtaattttctttccacTATCTCCCTGCAGCCCCCCGATCCTTGCCATGAACTCAACACTTTGCAGCAAGCCCACTCGTATCTCCAACAGAAATTTCagagagtctctctctttctg encodes:
- the SLC24A1 gene encoding sodium/potassium/calcium exchanger 1 isoform X2 — protein: MGKLIRMGPQDRRLLRTKRLHWSRLLFLLGMLIIGSTYQHLRRPRGLSSLWAAVSSHQPVKLASRDLASEEMMMVSSNPPKPSSEMGGEMLVPQASVGSDEATLSMTVENIPDIPKRTAKMIPTTTKNNYSPTAAGTERRKEDTPTSRRTLTYYTSTSSRQIVKKYTPTPTGEMKSYSPTQVREKVKYTPSPRGRRVGTYASSTFMTMETSHATTPRTTVKDSDITTTYKILETNSLKRIMEETTPTTLKGMVDSTPTFLTHEVETNVLTSPRSIVEKNNLSPPRRVESNSSAHPWGLVGKNNLKTPQGTVLTHTPATSEGQVTISTMTGSNPSETKAFTAAWSVRNPSPRTSVSAIETAPATVWRLAKKPYTAPSTSTTPTVRAKPTTQVHHCVVVKPTPAMPTTPSPSLTTALLPEELSPSPSVLPPILPDLPPKGEYPPDLFSVEERRQGWVVLHIFGMMYVFVALAIVCDEYFVPALGVITDKLQISEDVAGATFMAAGGSAPELFTSLIGVFISHSNVGIGTIVGSAVFNILFVIGTCSLFSREILNLTWWPLFRDVSFYILDLIMLILFFLDSLIAWWESLLLLLAYAFYVFTMKWNKQIEAWVKEQLSRRPAAKVMALGDLSKLPSLLTRGSSSTSLHNSTIRSTIYQLMLHSLDPLREVRLAKEKEEESLNQEARAQPLAKSESKPEEEEPAKLPAVTVTPAPAPDIKGDQKENPGGQEDVAEAESTGEMTGEEGETAGEGETEEKSGGETQPEGEGETGTQGKGEEHEKENEAEGKGDNEGEGEGEIHAEDGEMKGIEGETESQELSAENHGEAKIDEKGVEDGGGSDGGDNEEEEEEEEEEEEEEEEEEEEEEEEEEEGNEEPLSLDWPETRQKQAIYLFLLPIVFPLWLTVPDVRRQESRKFFVFTFLGSIVWIAMFSYLMVWWAHQVGETIGISEEIMGLTILAAGTSIPDLITSVIVARKGLGDMAVSSSVGSNIFDITVGLPVPWLLFCLINGLQPVPVSSNGLFCAIVLLFLMLLFVISSIASCKWRMNKILGFTMFLLYFVFLIISVMLEDRIISCPVSV
- the SLC24A1 gene encoding sodium/potassium/calcium exchanger 1 isoform X3 is translated as MGKLIRMGPQDRRLLRTKRLHWSRLLFLLGMLIIGSTYQHLRRPRGLSSLWAAVSSHQPVKLASRDLASEEMMMVSSNPPKPSSEMGGEMLVPQASVGSDEATLSMTVENIPDIPKRTAKMIPTTTKNNYSPTAAGTERRKEDTPTSRRTLTYYTSTSSRQIVKKYTPTPTGEMKSYSPTQVREKVKYTPSPRGRRVGTYASSTFMTMETSHATTPRTTVKDSDITTTYKILETNSLKRIMEETTPTTLKGMVDSTPTFLTHEVETNVLTSPRSIVEKNNLSPPRRVESNSSAHPWGLVGKNNLKTPQGTVLTHTPATSEGQVTISTMTGSNPSETKAFTAAWSVRNPSPRTSVSAIETAPATVWRLAKKPYTAPSTSTTPTVRAKPTTQVHHCVVVKPTPAMPTTPSPSLTTALLPEELSPSPSVLPPILPDLPPKGEYPPDLFSVEERRQGWVVLHIFGMMYVFVALAIVCDEYFVPALGVITDKLQISEDVAGATFMAAGGSAPELFTSLIGVFISHSNVGIGTIVGSAVFNILFVIGTCSLFSREILNLTWWPLFRDVSFYILDLIMLILFFLDSLIAWWESLLLLLAYAFYVFTMKWNKQIEAWVKEQLSRRPAAKVMALGDLSKPGDGAIAVDELQDNKKLKLPSLLTRGSSSTSLHNSTIRSTIYQLMLHSLDPLREVRLAKEKEEESLNQEARAQPLAKSESKPEEEEPAKLPAVTVTPAPAPDIKGDQKENPGGQEDVAEAESTGEMTGEEGETAGEGETEEKSGGETQPEGEGETGTQGKGEEHEKENEAEGKGDNEGEGEGEIHAEDGEMKGIEGETESQELSAENHGEAKIDEKGVEDGGGSDGGDNEEEEEEEEEEEEEEEEEEEEEEEEEEEGNEEPLSLDWPETRQKQAIYLFLLPIVFPLWLTVPDVRRQVGETIGISEEIMGLTILAAGTSIPDLITSVIVARKGLGDMAVSSSVGSNIFDITVGLPVPWLLFCLINGLQPVPVSSNGLFCAIVLLFLMLLFVISSIASCKWRMNKILGFTMFLLYFVFLIISVMLEDRIISCPVSV
- the SLC24A1 gene encoding sodium/potassium/calcium exchanger 1 isoform X4, with the protein product MGKLIRMGPQDRRLLRTKRLHWSRLLFLLGMLIIGSTYQHLRRPRGLSSLWAAVSSHQPVKLASRDLASEEMMMVSSNPPKPSSEMGGEMLVPQASVGSDEATLSMTVENIPDIPKRTAKMIPTTTKNNYSPTAAGTERRKEDTPTSRRTLTYYTSTSSRQIVKKYTPTPTGEMKSYSPTQVREKVKYTPSPRGRRVGTYASSTFMTMETSHATTPRTTVKDSDITTTYKILETNSLKRIMEETTPTTLKGMVDSTPTFLTHEVETNVLTSPRSIVEKNNLSPPRRVESNSSAHPWGLVGKNNLKTPQGTVLTHTPATSEGQVTISTMTGSNPSETKAFTAAWSVRNPSPRTSVSAIETAPATVWRLAKKPYTAPSTSTTPTVRAKPTTQVHHCVVVKPTPAMPTTPSPSLTTALLPEELSPSPSVLPPILPDLPPKGEYPPDLFSVEERRQGWVVLHIFGMMYVFVALAIVCDEYFVPALGVITDKLQISEDVAGATFMAAGGSAPELFTSLIGVFISHSNVGIGTIVGSAVFNILFVIGTCSLFSREILNLTWWPLFRDVSFYILDLIMLILFFLDSLIAWWESLLLLLAYAFYVFTMKWNKQIEAWVKEQLSRRPAAKVMALGDLSKLPSLLTRGSSSTSLHNSTIRSTIYQLMLHSLDPLREVRLAKEKEEESLNQEARAQPLAKSESKPEEEEPAKLPAVTVTPAPAPDIKGDQKENPGGQEDVAEAESTGEMTGEEGETAGEGETEEKSGGETQPEGEGETGTQGKGEEHEKENEAEGKGDNEGEGEGEIHAEDGEMKGIEGETESQELSAENHGEAKIDEKGVEDGGGSDGGDNEEEEEEEEEEEEEEEEEEEEEEEEEEEGNEEPLSLDWPETRQKQAIYLFLLPIVFPLWLTVPDVRRQESRKFFVFTFLGSIVWIAMFSYLMVWWAHQVGETIGISEEIMGLTILAAGTSIPDLITSVIVARKGLGDMAVSSSVGSNIFDITVGVESCEMFQLGAIH
- the SLC24A1 gene encoding sodium/potassium/calcium exchanger 1 isoform X1, with amino-acid sequence MGKLIRMGPQDRRLLRTKRLHWSRLLFLLGMLIIGSTYQHLRRPRGLSSLWAAVSSHQPVKLASRDLASEEMMMVSSNPPKPSSEMGGEMLVPQASVGSDEATLSMTVENIPDIPKRTAKMIPTTTKNNYSPTAAGTERRKEDTPTSRRTLTYYTSTSSRQIVKKYTPTPTGEMKSYSPTQVREKVKYTPSPRGRRVGTYASSTFMTMETSHATTPRTTVKDSDITTTYKILETNSLKRIMEETTPTTLKGMVDSTPTFLTHEVETNVLTSPRSIVEKNNLSPPRRVESNSSAHPWGLVGKNNLKTPQGTVLTHTPATSEGQVTISTMTGSNPSETKAFTAAWSVRNPSPRTSVSAIETAPATVWRLAKKPYTAPSTSTTPTVRAKPTTQVHHCVVVKPTPAMPTTPSPSLTTALLPEELSPSPSVLPPILPDLPPKGEYPPDLFSVEERRQGWVVLHIFGMMYVFVALAIVCDEYFVPALGVITDKLQISEDVAGATFMAAGGSAPELFTSLIGVFISHSNVGIGTIVGSAVFNILFVIGTCSLFSREILNLTWWPLFRDVSFYILDLIMLILFFLDSLIAWWESLLLLLAYAFYVFTMKWNKQIEAWVKEQLSRRPAAKVMALGDLSKPGDGAIAVDELQDNKKLKLPSLLTRGSSSTSLHNSTIRSTIYQLMLHSLDPLREVRLAKEKEEESLNQEARAQPLAKSESKPEEEEPAKLPAVTVTPAPAPDIKGDQKENPGGQEDVAEAESTGEMTGEEGETAGEGETEEKSGGETQPEGEGETGTQGKGEEHEKENEAEGKGDNEGEGEGEIHAEDGEMKGIEGETESQELSAENHGEAKIDEKGVEDGGGSDGGDNEEEEEEEEEEEEEEEEEEEEEEEEEEEGNEEPLSLDWPETRQKQAIYLFLLPIVFPLWLTVPDVRRQESRKFFVFTFLGSIVWIAMFSYLMVWWAHQVGETIGISEEIMGLTILAAGTSIPDLITSVIVARKGLGDMAVSSSVGSNIFDITVGLPVPWLLFCLINGLQPVPVSSNGLFCAIVLLFLMLLFVISSIASCKWRMNKILGFTMFLLYFVFLIISVMLEDRIISCPVSV